AGGAAATCAGTTAAACGAAGAGATTGTTGGGTTATACAGAGCTGCTGAGACTAAGTATGGCTGTTCTGATTTCTGTGAGATGGAAGAGGTAGAAgacaagaaagaagatgagttcTTGGCAAAGATAGTAGATGCCGAAACACCATTATATCCAAACTGTGCAAACCATAGCAAGCTCTCTGCCATCGTGTCATTGTTTAGATTGAAGACTCAGAATGGCTGGTCTGATAAGAGCTTCAATGATCTACTTGAGACATTGCCGAAGATGTTACCTGAGGAGAACGTGCTTCATTCATCAATGTACGATGTGAAGAAATTCTTGAAGACTTTCGGTATCGGTTATGAAAAGATTCATGCCTGTGTCAACGATTGCTGTCTATTCAGAAGAAAGTTGAAGAAGCTTGATAATTGTCCCAAATGCAAGGCTTCAAGGTGGAAGATAAACATGCAGACTGGTGAGGTCAAGAAAGGGGTCGCGCAAAAAGTATTAAGATACTTTCCAATCATTCCGAGGCTGCAGAGGATGTTTAGGTCTGAGGAAATGGCGAAAAACTTAAGGTGGCATGCTAGTAACCGTAGCACCGATGGGAAACTCAGACACCCTGTAGATTCAGTGACATGGAAACAAATGGATGACAAACATCCTTTATTTGCTGCTGAGGAGAGGAATATTCGACtgggattatctactgatggatTTAATCCTTTCAGCATGCAGAACAGTAAGTACAGTTGTTGGCCTGTGTTGTTAGTAAACTACAACCTGCCTCCAAATCTGTgtatgaagaaggagaatatcATGCTCACCTTGCTCATTCCTGGTCCACAGCAGCCTGGTAACAGCATTGATGTCTACTTAGAGCCTCTAATAGAGGATCTAAACAAGTTGTGGAGCCTTGGAGAGTCGACATATGATGTGGTGAGTAAATCTGTTTTTACTCTCAAGGCAATGCTTTTGTGGACGATTAGTGATTTCCCAGCCTATGGAAATCTAGCTGGTTGCAAAGTGAAGGGGAAAATGGGCTGCCCTGTATGCGGGAAGGACACAGATAGTATGTGGATGAAGTTCTGTAGGAAACATGTTTACATGTCCCATAGAAAAGGTCTCCCACCAACGCATAGGTATCGGATAAAGAAGACTTGGTTTGATGGAAAAGCTGAACATGGAAGAAAGTCTAGGATACTGTCGGGTCATGACATATCCAATAATCTGAAAAACTATGTCAACAATTTTGGGAATGGAAAAAAATCTGGGATGAAGAGGAAAAGGACCGCCATTGTCGATGAAGAAAAAACTGTGGAAGATGTTTCCAGTGAATCAGaggcagaggaagaagatgaagttgatgTTGAGGAGTTATCTAGATGGAAGAAAAGATCAATATTCTTTGAACTGCCATATTGGGAGGTATGTGTTATATTTTAACAGTTTGTAGctttttcaatatatatcaaGAAAGCTTTATCTGActttgttttgtgtgtttatgattttaataggACCTGCCCGTAAGGCATAACCTGGACGTCATGCATATAGAGAGAAATGTGGGAAATAGCATTGTCTCCACATTACTGCACTGCGGGAAATCAAAAGATGGACTCAATACTCGTAAAGATCTGGAACATCTTGGAATTAGGAAGGATCTTCACCCCAGCATCAAAGGAAAAATAACGTACCTGCCAGCAGCACCTTGGTCGTTGTCAAAGTCTGAAAAGAAAGTCTTCTGTAAGCGTCTTTTTGATTTCAAAGGACCTGATGGATATTGCTCAAATATATCAAGGGGCGTTTCATTAGAAGATTGCAAGGTATCAGGACTCAAATCACACGACTATCATGTTCTGATGCAGCAATTACTCCCGGTTGCCATCAGAGGTTATTACCAAGAGGCCCTAGATTAGCAATACTACGCATGTGTGCATTCTTCAACCGCCTATGTCAGCGTGTAATTGATGTTGAGCAGATTTCAGTAATGGAAGCTGAAATTGTAGAAACTCTCTGCATGTTTGAGCGATTCTTTCCTCCAAGTTTCTTTGACATAATGGTTCATCTGACAGTTCATCTAGGAAGGGAAGCAAGACTTTGTGGTCCAGTCCATTTCAGGTGGATGTATCCATTCGAGAGGTAACTTCTAATCAATATCATATCTAAGTGTCTTGTTTCTGAAAGTGcattactaaattttttttttaatgtctgtAGGTACATGAAAATACTGAAAGAATATGTTAGAAACACCGCGAGGCCAGAAGGATGTATTGCTGAGTCATACCTAGCAGAAGAGTGCATGCGATTTTGTAGTGAGTTTCTTAAGAAGACAACAAATGTAGAGGAAAAATTAGATAGGAATACTGATTATGAGAACCAGTCAATCCTAGAGGGACGACCAATATCGGCAGCCACTTCCGTTAATCTGTCTGAAACAGAGAAGAGAATTGCCCACCTCGCTGTCATTCAGAATACGTCTGTGGTTGACCCCTATGTTGAGTAAGTGAACTGATATTTTTTTCACTTGTCATCTATAAAATCATAAACAGTACTGATAcatagttttctttttcttagcaTGCACCTGCAATATCTTCAAGATACCAACGCTAGATGTAGACGTGATGCAACGTTTTTATGGAGTACACATACCATGA
This region of Brassica napus cultivar Da-Ae chromosome C5, Da-Ae, whole genome shotgun sequence genomic DNA includes:
- the LOC106431342 gene encoding uncharacterized protein LOC106431342; translated protein: MLEKAWVNLSRLDPAYEKGAWDFVRAVSAVRGDSQLIICPCKDCRNVDRHSGINVVDHLVRPGMDEDYKRRKDWYHHRELSSVEAEVGMKGNQLNEEIVGLYRAAETKYGCSDFCEMEEVEDKKEDEFLAKIVDAETPLYPNCANHSKLSAIVSLFRLKTQNGWSDKSFNDLLETLPKMLPEENVLHSSMYDVKKFLKTFGIGYEKIHACVNDCCLFRRKLKKLDNCPKCKASRWKINMQTGEVKKGVAQKVLRYFPIIPRLQRMFRSEEMAKNLRWHASNRSTDGKLRHPVDSVTWKQMDDKHPLFAAEERNIRLGLSTDGFNPFSMQNSKYSCWPVLLVNYNLPPNLCMKKENIMLTLLIPGPQQPGNSIDVYLEPLIEDLNKLWSLGESTYDVVSKSVFTLKAMLLWTISDFPAYGNLAGCKVKGKMGCPVCGKDTDSMWMKFCRKHVYMSHRKGLPPTHRYRIKKTWFDGKAEHGRKSRILSGHDISNNLKNYVNNFGNGKKSGMKRKRTAIVDEEKTVEDVSSESEAEEEDEVDVEELSRWKKRSIFFELPYWEDLPVRHNLDVMHIERNVGNSIVSTLLHCGKSKDGLNTRKDLEHLGIRKDLHPSIKGKITYLPAAPWSLSKSEKKVFCKRLFDFKGPDGYCSNISRGVSLEDCKISVMEAEIVETLCMFERFFPPSFFDIMVHLTVHLGREARLCGPVHFRWMYPFERYMKILKEYVRNTARPEGCIAESYLAEECMRFCSEFLKKTTNVEEKLDRNTDYENQSILEGRPISAATSVNLSETEKRIAHLAVIQNTSVVDPYVE